The nucleotide window GCTGTGCTTTCAAAAAGACCAGCAAAACTTCTCGACTTAGTTGATGTAGACATTGAAAGACCGCGTGACAGATTTTCGAAGGAATTTATTAATCTAAGGGCAAGAATTTTCAAGCTAATTCAGGGTTAATTTAGACTAAATCAGAAATCTTTTATTTCTATGCGATTAGCCATTCCATGCGCCCTCTAACTAATTGCAAAACTCTTGTTGTAGACATGACCCATGGGGGAAAAGTGATATGCGAAGAATTGATCAAAAGAGACTGTGAGGTTTATGCTTTTGATAATCACAGGACTTTGAAAAAAGATGAAGTTGAAAAATTGATCTCGATCGGAGTTAAGGTTTTTTCTGAAGAAAAAGAACTAAATGTAGAGGATTTTGACGTCATTGTTGTTCAGCATGCTGATCCTGAAATGAGGATTTTTAAAACCGCACTCGAGCTTGGAATTCCTGTTATTAGCCATGCAAGAACTGTCGGGATAATACTTTCAGAGTTGAAGGGCTCAGTTAGGATTATTGAAATAACTGGGACGAATGGGAAAACCACAACTGCGAACATGCTCTCAAAAATATTATCCGATTCCGGAAAAACCGTTCTAATCCACGACAGTCTAAGCACGAGGATTGTTAACAGTTCAGGAGAGAAATCACTCGCAAAAGGTCTTAGTATAACCCCGGCAAATGCTTTGAGAGCTTACAGAATTGCTCAGGAATTTGATTTTGACAGCGCTATCTTTGAAATATCCCTTGGAGGGACTGGAGCGGGGGACATAGGAATTCTAACAGGGATTTATGAAAATTACAGAGCATCTTTTTTTAGAAATGCGTTTAACAGCAAACTGCAAATGGCTATAAACATGAAAAACGGAATCCTTGTGTTGAACGGGGATAACCTGACAAGAAAATTTTCTCACGCATTTTTTGGCCCATCCAATATTTATGGTATCGAAAGAGGACAAGAGGTTAGGGTGGAAAAGCTCGGTGATAAAGTAGAAGGTGTGATAGATGGTCTTTCAACAATCTCTGGTAAAAAAATAACTTCATCTTTTGAATTTAGACTTCAAGATTCTCTTTTTGGTAGATTTCATATACTCAACGCTCTCGCTGCTTTAACTGCGGCAGCTTCTTTGGAGTTAGAAATTGATGAGGTATGCAAGTCTTTAATGGGGTTTAAAGGAGTAAAGGGAAGAGCAATTGTAGAAAGGGCTGAGAGGGGAATTTTGGTAGATTGTTCCAATAGAGGTATTAATGCGCCAGCGATATTGACAGCAGTAGAGCAAGCCCTATCTCAACGAGGCAAATATTTTGATGCGTTAGTTGTTGTTCTTTCTGGATCTGAAAAGGCAACTTGCGAAATAATAGACACAAATAGGCTATCAAATGAGCTAAAAAGTAGAAAAATTGATTTGATCTTGCTTTGTGGAGCCTTGGGGAAGAAGCTTATAGAACTTGGGGTCAATGGCCTTTTCTTTGAAAAATTAAGTAAAAATGAGGTAGAAAAGCTTTCAGCAAGGTTTAATAATCCCATAATCTTATTTTTCAGTAATGAAGCTTAAAAGCCTACCATATGCAGTCCATCCGAGGCCAAATCCGATAGCTGCGGCTCTCTACACACTCAGAGACCTTAATTGCAGGCACATAATCTTGCATGGGCCTTCAGGATGCAATTTCAGGGCTTTGAGATTGCTTGAAAGAGATGGAGTAAAGATCTTTACAACATCAATGAACGATTTCGATGTCGTGCTCGGGGGAAAGCAGAAACTTTTAGAAGTGCTTGATGCGGTTTACAGCGATTTTAAGCCAGAGATAATCGGCGTTGTAGGAACTTGTTGCACGACAATCATAGGCGAAGACATCGAAGCAGAGGTGTCTGAAGCAGGAATACCGGCGAAGGTTGTTTGTGCAAACGTTTCAGGATGCGGGGATAACACTGAAGGGGCGATAAGGGTGGTTGAATCCGCATTTAAGCTTGGTATAATAGACAAAGAGGAACTTGAAAGGCAAATTAGAATCCTTAAAATGGCGAGCAAAGTCGAAAAAGAACGTGGTGTTGCTATTCCCGGATATATTGCTCCCACTTCAGGTGATGAAGTAAAAGAGGTTGCTGGTGAGATCCTTGAAAAACTAAGGGAAGGTTTGCTCGTCATACTTAACGCAAAAAAAGAAACAGCATACCTATATGCGGACATTATTCTTGCAATCAACAGTGCCAGAAAAAGGTTTGGAGGAGAATTTGGCGTGATAGCAAATCTTGAAGACAGCAGAGGGTTGCCAAAGGTAAGAGAGGATGCGAAGAATATTCTAAAACAACTAAACGAAAATGGTGTAGAGATTGACTATTTCAGCGGATCTCTCGATGAATACGCATACTCCGCAGACAAAGCGCTTGAATTAGCAGATAGCTTTGATTATACTTCGGCAATTGTTCTCGGAATACCCCAAGCTTTAAAACCAACAAAATTTGAATATTCAGTCGGTGTATCTTCTGGAGAGAGAACAATGACAAGGCTTAGAGAACTGGGATATAAAAGAACTGTCAATGAGGAGGGCGCTCACATAAACGTTCTTGGCAAGAGAGAGATTGTGCAATCTCATTTGGGAAATGCAATAAGAGCATTATGCGGATCCCTAGAATAGTAATCTCGGCTTCAAACAGCAGCAGTGGAAAAACAATGTTAACATGCGGAATCTCAAGAGCACTCAGGAAGAGGGGTTACAAAGTTCAGACTTTTAAAGTAGGGCCAGACTTTATAGATCCCCAGTATCTAAGTCTTGCTTCTGGCAGAAAGGCTGTAAATCTTGATTCTTGGCTAATGAGCGAGGAAGCGATTTTGAGAGACTTTGAGAAATACTGTAATGAGGCAGATATAGCAATAATAGAGGGTGTGAGAAGTTTATACGATTCTTCGGATCCTTTGAGTCTGAAAGGTAGCACTTATTCTGTGGCGAATATACTGAAAGCTCCAATATTGCTCACGATAGACATTCGGGGATTAAACATGGGTTCAGCAGCAATTGCAAAAGGTTTCGTCTCGCTTTTTAATGCCAACATTAAAGGAGTTATATTGAACTCAGCAAGAAGTGAAAGTCATGAGTTAAAGGCAAAAAAAGCAGTCGAAGAGCTAGCAAAGATAAAGGTTTTGGGTGTCATTCCAAGAAAAAAGGAGCTCGAAATCGGAATGAGGCATCTTGGACTTATTACGGTTAAAGAAATCGAAAAAGAAGTTGAAAATAGGATAGAAAAGTGGTCTGAAGTTGTAGAGGAGAAATTGGAACTTGAAGAACTTTTAAGAATAGCTGAAGAAGCTGAAGAATTATCAGAAGTCGATGAAGAAGCTAAGAATGAGGAATTTGATGTAAATGTGGCAATTGCATTTGATAAGTGCTTTAACTTCTATTATGCGCAGAATCTGAACTATCTGAAATCTTTTGGAGCGAATCTGAAGTTTTTTAGTCCTCTCGAGAGCGAGTCATTTGAAGACATCGACGGCTTCATGATTGGTGGCGGGTATCCCGAGATATACGGAGGAGAGTTTAACAAAGCAACTATGAGGTCTTTAAAAAAGAAAATAGAAGATGAATGTCCATGTTATGCGGAATGTGGAGGACTTATGTTTTTGTGTAGTAGAATCATTGCCTATGGGAGAGAATTTGAAGGAGTGGGTTTAGTCTCCGCAGATGTGGTTTTGGACGTTTCAAAAAGATTTCTGGGTTACACTCGAGCAAAAGTTTTACGGGATAATGTAGTCTCACTTAAAAACGACACGATTCTTGGTCATGAGTTTCATTATTCCTACCTTGATCCGGCAGAGGATTTGAAATACGCTTATGAACTTGAAAGAGGTTATGGGATAGATGGAAAAAGAGATGGCATCATCCTACACAACTGTCTTGCGAGCTACATGCATGTGCTGTTTTCCGACCCAAGAATGCCTCGAAGATTCTTGGAAATGTGTAAGAATTATAAAAGAAAATGAATTAAATCAACCCAAGAATGCTCTCCTTTCTGAAATCGAAGAAGGTCTTTTGATCTCCTTTATAAGCCAATTTTACGACTCTGCTTGAGTCAACTTCTCCAACAACTCCAGCATTTAAACCATGTGATCTAAATACCTCTATGACCTCTTCAGGACGATCAGAAGTCACACAAAAACCACATGCAGGATAACTTTTCAGCCACTGAATTATTTCAACGTTTTCTGGTTTTGGGATTCTCTCTACATCGATCACGGCACCTTTTTTGCTAACTTCCAACATCATTGCAATAGTGCCAATTATTCCCGCATTGCTGAGATCTTTACCCGCATTTACGAGCTTTTTTTCTGCGAGATAAACCATCGATTCAAGCTGTCTTCTTATTGTCTTAGCATCTTTTTTCGTGGAATCAAAGTTGTAAATCAGCTTTCTGTGTGGTTCTCCAATAGTATCAACAGCCACAATAATACTGTCTCCTTCTTTTGCAGTATTTGATTTGATCAGTGTTCCTTTTTTCGCAAAACCGATCATTGCAACTTCTACAGAATTAGATGGTGCGTCAGGATGAACGTGTCCCTTTAAAATTTTGATGTCATACTTCTTTGCTGCATCAAACATCCCTTTCTTTATTTTGTCCAAGCAAGCGGGATCTCTAACTGAGAGCACATTGACTGCATACTTTGCTCTTGCGCCCATTGCGTATACATCGTGCACGTTCACGAGGATCGAGATGAATCCGCCCCAGTAGAGGTCTTCTTCGAGAACTCTATGCCAGATACCGTCAACTGTAAATACAATTTCCCAGTCATCGAGAGTGAAATAACCAGCATCTTCTCCAAAGAATTCATCAACGAGCTCAGCAAGCTTTCCTGCAAATTTTTTTCTCGTTAATCCTGGCCAATTTCTTACTTCAGAGATTATTTGATCGAGATTTGGTGTTGCCATTGGCTTAAATTCTGGTTTAGCTTAAAAAGGTTTTTGGAAAAATCTCGGTTTCATGGATATTTGGTGCAGTTTAAAATTGAAATCTCGGTGTTAATGACTTGTTAAAATTTAAAACTGAAATAAAATTACAATAATCCCGATTTTACATGAAAGTCTATTTAAAGGCTGGAAAAAATGAGAAAATATTTAAACTTGTGTGCATTTTTAGAAATGCAGTAAGAGTTGTGAAATCGAAAAAAAGGGGGTGGATTTATGAAATATAAGGACAAAATAGACCTTTATGACGACAAAGGGAAATTGCTTGAATCGGGAGTGCCACTCGAAGCGATTAGCCCCTTGCTGAACCCTGCCATAGAAGGGATCATTAAGACAGTGCAGAGATCCGTAGCGGTGAACTTGCAGGGAATTCAGAAGGCCTTGGAAACTGGAGCGGTAGGTGGAGAGAAGTGCATAATCCCTGGGAAGTCTTTGAAGCTTGATGTTGTTGGCAATGCTGGAGCAATTGCAGACAAGATAAAGAGCATATTGCAGGTTAAGAAAGACGACGATACCGAAGTGCAGATCCTTGACGAGGGCAGAAGTCTCCTTGTGAAAGTTCCAACAATAAGAGTTCTGAAAGCAGTCGAATATACTGCACCAATTACAGCAACCGCAGCTGCCGTGACTGAAGCAATCATCGACATATTCAAGGTAGACATGTTCGATGCACCAATGGTAAAGGCAGCAGTCTGGGGCAGGTATCCGCAAACAATGGATCTGATGGGTGCAAATGTGCAGTCTTTGCTTTCCGTGCCCCAGCAGAATGAAGGCTTGGGGTATGCATTGAGAAATGTGCCAGTTTCGTATATAGCGACAATTGCAAGAAAGAATGCAATGAATGCAGCAAGCTTGGCATCGATCTTTGAACAGACCGCAATGATCGAGATGGGCGATGCGATTGGCTCCTTTGAGAGATTGCATCTCCTTGGACTTGCCTATCAGGGATTAAACGCTAACAATCTCGTATACGAGCTTGTTAAGGCAAATGGAAAGAATGGATCAGTTGGAACTGTTGTTGCAAGCCTTGTAGAGAGAGCTGTTGAAGATAAGGTCATTAAGCCCAATGGCAAGGGTGCATCTGGCTACGTGACTTATACTACCGATGATATCGCCTTGTGGAATGCTTATGCTGCAGCTGGATTCCTTGCAGCGACAATGGTGAACTGCGGTGCCCAGAGAGCAATGCAAAGCATATCTGGTGTTACGATCTACTACAACGATCTGCTTGAGAGGCAAACCGGATTGCCGTCCGTGGACTTTGGTAGGGCACTTGGTTTGGGTGTCGAGTTCTCGTTCTTCAGCCACTCGATCTATGGTGGTGGAAGCCCAGTAGTGTTCCATGGCAACCACATAGTTACGAGGCACAGCAAGGGATTCGTTGCTCCTGCAATCGCAGCTGCAATAGCATTAGATGCTGGAACAGTCTACTACAGCCCGGACAGAATCGCTGGTATCATTGGACGTGTCTTCAGCACAATCCCAGCGCTAAGGGAGCCAATAGTGCACGTCGCAAAGGGTGCTGCGGAGGTTAAGAAGACGGTGTAACTATCATGCAACCCTCTCCCAAGGAAGAGGTAGAAATATTTCCTTACAGACTTTTGGGGACAAAAACAGCTGAAACTCTGCTCAGTAAAATTTCCGAAATAGAAGAAGTTGAAGGTGTGCTCATTCAGGGTCCAAGAGTAAAAAGCGATGTAAAAGAAAAAATTGTAATTAAAGGCGAAGAGATGGAGCTATCTGTGGCAATAAGTAGACTAATACTTCGCGCGAAAGATCCTGACAAAGTTGTAGATAAACTCAATGAAATCTGCAAGAATTTGCTTCCTTTCGGGTATTCAATAAGAATAGGCAAATTCACAAAGGATCAGCCCACACTACATGACTACAAGATGGCATACATAATGCAGATGAGAGAAAGCAGAGAGGATGAAGAATGAAAATCGGCAGACAGACGCAGTTTGTTGATTGCAGAGAGGCGATGGGGATCGGTTTAGGAGGCGGATTGGCTCAGCGCGGAACAATTTCAGAGGGTTACTGTGGTGAAAAGAAATCCGATGTGATCGTTATATCGATGTCTCCTTCCACAAGACACGTAACAAAGCCTGTTTGCGAGATCACGGCTGGATTAAGAAGGGAGGGAATAAATCCCAGT belongs to Archaeoglobaceae archaeon and includes:
- the cfbD gene encoding Ni-sirohydrochlorin a,c-diamide reductive cyclase catalytic subunit, whose amino-acid sequence is MKLKSLPYAVHPRPNPIAAALYTLRDLNCRHIILHGPSGCNFRALRLLERDGVKIFTTSMNDFDVVLGGKQKLLEVLDAVYSDFKPEIIGVVGTCCTTIIGEDIEAEVSEAGIPAKVVCANVSGCGDNTEGAIRVVESAFKLGIIDKEELERQIRILKMASKVEKERGVAIPGYIAPTSGDEVKEVAGEILEKLREGLLVILNAKKETAYLYADIILAINSARKRFGGEFGVIANLEDSRGLPKVREDAKNILKQLNENGVEIDYFSGSLDEYAYSADKALELADSFDYTSAIVLGIPQALKPTKFEYSVGVSSGERTMTRLRELGYKRTVNEEGAHINVLGKREIVQSHLGNAIRALCGSLE
- the mcrB gene encoding coenzyme-B sulfoethylthiotransferase subunit beta — translated: MKYKDKIDLYDDKGKLLESGVPLEAISPLLNPAIEGIIKTVQRSVAVNLQGIQKALETGAVGGEKCIIPGKSLKLDVVGNAGAIADKIKSILQVKKDDDTEVQILDEGRSLLVKVPTIRVLKAVEYTAPITATAAAVTEAIIDIFKVDMFDAPMVKAAVWGRYPQTMDLMGANVQSLLSVPQQNEGLGYALRNVPVSYIATIARKNAMNAASLASIFEQTAMIEMGDAIGSFERLHLLGLAYQGLNANNLVYELVKANGKNGSVGTVVASLVERAVEDKVIKPNGKGASGYVTYTTDDIALWNAYAAAGFLAATMVNCGAQRAMQSISGVTIYYNDLLERQTGLPSVDFGRALGLGVEFSFFSHSIYGGGSPVVFHGNHIVTRHSKGFVAPAIAAAIALDAGTVYYSPDRIAGIIGRVFSTIPALREPIVHVAKGAAEVKKTV
- a CDS encoding methyl-coenzyme M reductase operon protein D — translated: MQPSPKEEVEIFPYRLLGTKTAETLLSKISEIEEVEGVLIQGPRVKSDVKEKIVIKGEEMELSVAISRLILRAKDPDKVVDKLNEICKNLLPFGYSIRIGKFTKDQPTLHDYKMAYIMQMRESREDEE
- a CDS encoding cobyrinate a,c-diamide synthase, which codes for MRIPRIVISASNSSSGKTMLTCGISRALRKRGYKVQTFKVGPDFIDPQYLSLASGRKAVNLDSWLMSEEAILRDFEKYCNEADIAIIEGVRSLYDSSDPLSLKGSTYSVANILKAPILLTIDIRGLNMGSAAIAKGFVSLFNANIKGVILNSARSESHELKAKKAVEELAKIKVLGVIPRKKELEIGMRHLGLITVKEIEKEVENRIEKWSEVVEEKLELEELLRIAEEAEELSEVDEEAKNEEFDVNVAIAFDKCFNFYYAQNLNYLKSFGANLKFFSPLESESFEDIDGFMIGGGYPEIYGGEFNKATMRSLKKKIEDECPCYAECGGLMFLCSRIIAYGREFEGVGLVSADVVLDVSKRFLGYTRAKVLRDNVVSLKNDTILGHEFHYSYLDPAEDLKYAYELERGYGIDGKRDGIILHNCLASYMHVLFSDPRMPRRFLEMCKNYKRK
- the cfbE gene encoding coenzyme F430 synthase; the protein is MRPLTNCKTLVVDMTHGGKVICEELIKRDCEVYAFDNHRTLKKDEVEKLISIGVKVFSEEKELNVEDFDVIVVQHADPEMRIFKTALELGIPVISHARTVGIILSELKGSVRIIEITGTNGKTTTANMLSKILSDSGKTVLIHDSLSTRIVNSSGEKSLAKGLSITPANALRAYRIAQEFDFDSAIFEISLGGTGAGDIGILTGIYENYRASFFRNAFNSKLQMAINMKNGILVLNGDNLTRKFSHAFFGPSNIYGIERGQEVRVEKLGDKVEGVIDGLSTISGKKITSSFEFRLQDSLFGRFHILNALAALTAAASLELEIDEVCKSLMGFKGVKGRAIVERAERGILVDCSNRGINAPAILTAVEQALSQRGKYFDALVVVLSGSEKATCEIIDTNRLSNELKSRKIDLILLCGALGKKLIELGVNGLFFEKLSKNEVEKLSARFNNPIILFFSNEA
- a CDS encoding AIR synthase-related protein, with translation MATPNLDQIISEVRNWPGLTRKKFAGKLAELVDEFFGEDAGYFTLDDWEIVFTVDGIWHRVLEEDLYWGGFISILVNVHDVYAMGARAKYAVNVLSVRDPACLDKIKKGMFDAAKKYDIKILKGHVHPDAPSNSVEVAMIGFAKKGTLIKSNTAKEGDSIIVAVDTIGEPHRKLIYNFDSTKKDAKTIRRQLESMVYLAEKKLVNAGKDLSNAGIIGTIAMMLEVSKKGAVIDVERIPKPENVEIIQWLKSYPACGFCVTSDRPEEVIEVFRSHGLNAGVVGEVDSSRVVKLAYKGDQKTFFDFRKESILGLI